Genomic DNA from Gemmatimonadaceae bacterium:
ACCGGCCGGAACACCGTCACGGGCGACCCCTCCGCCACGAAGGCCGAGTGCGGTGTGCCCGACAGCACCGCGGCGAACTCCGGCCCGTAGGTGCCGGTGAGGTCGCCGGCCAGTTCCACCGAATCGGCGGCCCAGACCCGCCACGGTGCGTGCGCCACCTGGTACTCCACGGTGCCGCCATCCCGCTGGCGGGTGTATCCCCAGTAGTGCTCGGTGATGAACTCGGCATCGGACCCGGGTTCGAGTGGTGCGCACGGTCCGCGTGTGCGCGCGGCAACGTGGGTCCACCGTGGCCCCACGCGCCACTCGTAGCGGAGCTGCCGCGACCCGTCTCCGCCGGTGATCGCGTGACGCATCGGCAGCGCGCGGTACGGCTCGTTGTACGCGAGGCGGGCGGTCCACGCGATGGCGCGACGCGGCACCAGCTCGCTCACGAACACGACGGCGCGTCGCACGCCGGTGGGCGTCTCGCGCCGCACGTAGAAGCGCAGGTTGACCTCGTCGAACGTGCGGTGAAACGGCACCGGGACGCCGAGCAGCCGCGTGTCCACGAAGCGGAAGCCGACCACGCTCACGAGTGCATCGCCCCGCCAGGGGTCGAGCGTCGTGCCACGTGGCACGTGGGGAAGGAGGAGGGCGGGATCGACCGCGTAGTTCACCATCAGGAGGTCGCGCCACTGCGCCGTGAGGAAGGCTCGCATCCGGTGCGAAGCCTGTGCGCCCGCGCCCCGTTCCCCGCGCGGCGGTGCCAGCGGTGCAGCGCCACGCACCGCCGCGGTGCCACGTAGCTCTGCGCAGGTGCATCTTGTGAGTCCATGACCGGCACGCTCTTCATCGTCGCAACACCCATCGGCAACCGCGCCGACCTCACGCCGCGGGCGATATCGGTCCTGCAGGCGGCGACGCTGATCGTGGCCGAGGACACGAGGCACAGCGCGCCGCTCCTGGCGTGGGCCGGCGTCTCGACGCCGGTGCGCAGCTATCACGCGCACAACGAGGCGGAGCAGGCCCCGCGGCTGGTGGAACGGTTGGTGGCGGGGGACGACGTCGCGCTGATCAGCGATGCCGGGACCCCGCTCGTGTCGGACCCTGGCGCGCGGCTGGTGGACGCCGCGATCGCCGCCGGCGTGCCGGTGGTGCCTGTGCCCGGGGCCTCGGCGATCCTCGCCGCGCTCGTGGGCAGCGGGCTGCCGGCCACTGCCTTCACCTTCCTGGGGTTCCTGCCGCGGCCGGCCACGGAGCGGGCCGCGGCCGCGTCGGCGGCGCTGGCCCTTCCCCACACGGCCATACTCTACGAGGCCCCGCCCCGCGTCGGCGACCTCCTCGCCACGCTCGCCGCCGCCGGCGGCGGGGCGCGACGGGCGGTCGTGGCGCGGGAGCTCACCAAGCTCCACGAGGAGTTCCGTCGCGGAACGGTGTCGGAACTCGCTGCGTACTACGAAGCGACCCCACCACGGGGTGAGGTCGTCGTGCTGATCGATGGGGCGCCCCCCGTGGTGCCGGACCAGGAGGGTGCCGCCCGGCGCGCACAGTCACTGCGGGCCGGTGGCCAGTCGGTCCGTGACACCGTCCGTCACCTGCAGGAGGAGTTCGGCGTGTCGCGAAACGAGGCCTACAGGCTGGCGCAGGACGCATGAGGCGGGCCCTGTCGTTCGGCGGCGTGGTGATGGCGGCGCTGCTCGCCGGTGTGCTCGCGCGTGGCCCTGCGGCCGCGCACGCCGCGAAGGCGCCGGATGTCGGTGCGCGTGTCCGCATCGCCCGGGTGCACTACGAGGGGGGCGGGGACTGGTACGCCAACGCGTCGAGCCTGAAGAACCTGATCCGGGCCGTGGCCGAGCGGACCTCGCTGCCGATCGACCGCGAGGAGCACGTCGTCACCTTCCGCGACCCGCAACTGGCCGACTACCAGTTCCTGCACGTCACCGGGCACGGCACGATGACGATGCAGCCCGACGAGGTGACGCGCCTGCGCGCCTACCTGCTGCGCGGCGGCTTCATGCACGTGGACGACAACTATGGGCTCGACAGCAGCTTCCGCATCGTGGTGCGGCAGCTCTTCCCCGACCGCCCGCTGGTGGACGTGCCGCTGAACCACCCGATCTACCGGCTGGTGTACCCGTTCCCGCGGGGCGTCCCGAAGATCCACGAACATGACGCGAAGCCCGCGCGCGGCATGGGCATCTTCATCGGTGACCGGCTGGCGCTCTACTACACGTACCAGACGGACCTCGGGAACGGCTGGGAGGACGTGGGGACCTATCCCACCGATCCGCCGGAACTGCACGAACAGGCCCTTCGCATGGGCGTGAACCTCGTCACCTACGCCGTCACCAGCCGCCTGCAGCCATGACCGCCCCCCCGATGCCGCAGGGCGCCCTCGGCCAGCTCGAGGCGATCGTCCGCGACGAACGCAGCGCGCGGCTCGCCCTCGCCAGCCAGACGCGTCTCGCCACCACGGTGCTGCCGTTGCTCGCGGCCGGAACCGTGGGCGTGGCGGTGCTGGGCAGCGGTCGGTGGCTGGAGCTGCCCCGCGTGCTGCCGTTCGTGTTCTGGGCGGCGGGCATCGGTGCGGCGGTGTGGGCGTGGCGCCTGCGTCGCGCCGAGGACGGTCGCGTGACGACGGCGGATGCGGTGGCGGAGTCCATCGAGCAGGAGCAGCTTCTGCGACGGGGCGCGATTCGCGTCGCACAGGAAGTGGCGACGAGCGGCCCGCTGGGGGCGCATGCGGCGCTCAGCACCTCGCGAGCGCTGGCCGGCACGACGCTGCCGCGCGCGCCGCAGGCGTTCGGCGCATTGCGCGCGGTGCGGCAGCGCGCCGTGCTCTGGGCTGGCGCCGCGCTGCTGGCGCTGGTCGCCGCCGGGTTCACGTGGACCGACGGCGCCGAGGCGCTCGGCAACCCGGTCGGCGCGTGGAACGGCACGCTGCTGCCAGAGTTGGTCCTCGACGCGCCGGTGGTGGCGTTGCGCGGGAGTGCGCCGTCGATCCGCGTGACGGGGCGCGGGCGTGCGGCGGTGGCGGTGGCGATGCAGAAGAGCGATGGCACGGTGGTCACGGAGCGACTGGTGCTGCGTGACGAGGTCGGCACGCGCGTGCTGCCGGTGCTCGACGCGGACGTGGTGCTCACGGTGAGCGATGGCCGCGCCACCTCCGCGCCGCACCGCATCCGCGTGACGGACAAGCCGTACCTGGGCGACGTGGTGGCGCAGGCGAGCTATCCGGCCTATCTCGGCCGGGTGGACGAGGACGTGGCGCTGGCCGGCGTGCTGGTGCTGCCCCGCGGCACCGTGCTCACGCTGCGTGGACACGCGTCGGTGCCACTGACGACGGTGACGCTGCGGAGTGACGAGGGCGCGAGCGTGCCCCTGACGGTCAGTGGCGACGCCGTGGATGGGCGGCTGGTGGCCGAGCGCAGTGCACGCTGGACCTGGGCGGCGCAGTCGGCGACACCACTGCAGGAGCTGCCGCCCTCGTTCGCACTCGACATCCGGGCGGACTCGGCGCCGCAGGTGCAGATCGCGAGCACGAGCGACACGCTGCTGCTGGCCGGTGCGTCGGCCACGGTGACGGTGCTGGCCAGCGACGACCACGCGCTGGCGAGCGTGATGCTCACGGTGCGGTCCGGTGAGACGGTGGTGGCGCGTCGCGAGATCATGTCGGTGCGCGGCCCCGCCTTCGAGGGCAGCGTGCCGCTGGACCTGGATGCGCTGGGGCTCCGGGGTGACGACGGCGCGCTGCGGGTGGACGTGACGGCCACGGATGCGTCACCGTGGCACCAGGTGGGACGGAGCCGCACGCTCGTGTTGCGTCGTGCCGGCGTGACAGAGCGACGCGAGCAGGCGCGCGCGACGGCGGACAGCGTGGCGGCGGGTGCCTCGTCGCTGGCGCAGCAGCAGCAGCAGCTTGCGCAGCAGACGTCGGATGCCGCACGCCGCGCCCGGGCCGGGGGGGAGAACGGGCAGCCGATGTCGTTCGATGCCCGGGAGAAGGCGTCACAGATGGCGCAGCAGCAGCGTGCACTGCAGCAGCAGGCGCAGCAGCTCCAGCAGCAGGCGAAGCAGCTCGCCGACCAGCTCAAGGGGGCCGGTGCGCTGGACTCCGCCCTGGCCGGCCGCATCGCGGAGGCGCAGCGGATGATGCAGGAGGCGATGGCGCCGCAGATGATGCAGCGACTGCAGCAGCTCGAGCAGTCGGCGCAGCGGCTCGACCAGGCTGCCACGCGCCAGTCGCTGGACGACCTCGCGAAGCAGCAGCAGGCCTTGCGCGAACAGCTCGAGCGCAACGCCGAGATGCTGAAGCGTGCCGCGCTGGAGGGCAGCATGGAGACGCTGCGCGACGAGGCCCAGGACCTGTCGCGGGCGCAGCGCCAGCTGGCGGATTCATCGGGCGGCGCGACGGCGGCGCAGCGCGCGCAGCAGGCCGAGCGGCTGGCGCGGCAGAACGAGGCGCTCACGCGGCAGATCAACGACCTGACCAAGCGCCTGCGTGACAACGATGCCCAGCGCGGCGCGCAGCGCAGCGAGCAGGCGCGCCAGAACAGCGAGGCGGCGAACCGGCAGATGCAGGAGGCGGCGCGCGACCCGCAGTCGGCGCAGCAGAGCGCCCAGCGTGCCTCGCAGTCCATGCAGCAGGCCGCGGACCAGCTGGCGCAGGCGCGGCAGGAGCAGGTGAACGACTGGAAGCGGGAGACCACGTCGGAGCTGGACCAGTCGATCCAGGAGATGATGCAGCTGAGCCAGCAGGAGCGGCAGATGGCAGACGCCGCCCAGCAGCGCGCGCAGCAGCAACAGCCGCAGGGGCAGCAGGGCCAGCAGGGCCAGCAACAACAGCAACAACAGCAACAACAGCAACAACAGCAACAACAGGGGCAGCAGCAGCAGGGCCAGCAGGGGCAGCAGAACCCGCAGGGCCAGCCGCAACAGGGCCAGCAGGGCCAGCAGAACGCCCAGCAGCAGATGGCCGCTGAGCAGGCGACGGTGCAGAACGGCGTCCAGCAGGCGGCGCAGCGACTGCAGGAGGCGGCGCGGCGGTCGCAGCATGTGTCGCAGGGATCGCAGCGTGCGATGCAGGAGGCGCTGCAGCGGGCGCAGGAAGCCACGCAGCAGGCGCAGCGCGGGCAGCAGGGCCAGCAGAACGGCGAGCAATCGGCCGCCGCGATGCGGGATGCGGCCGCCGCAATGGAGCGTGCCGCGTCCAGCCTGGTGCGTGATCGCGAGCGGGCGAGCCGCGCGCGCTCGGCATCGGGACTGCCGGAGATGATGGAGGAGATGCAGCAGCTCGCCCGCCAGCAACAGCAGGTGAACGGGCAGGCGCAGGGCATGTCGATGATGCCTGGCGGCGAGTCGGGGGCCCAGGCGCAGCAGCTCGCGCAGCAGATCGCACGCCGCCAGCGGCAGATCGCGCAGCGGCTGGACGACGTGGGCACCGGCGACCAGAGTGGCCGCGCCGACGCGCTCGCGAAGGAAGCAAAGCGTCTCGCCGACGCGATGGAACGGGCCGCCAGCGATCCCGAGACGGCGGCGCGGCGTGAGCAGTTCCTGCAGCGGCTGCTGGACGCCGGTCGCACGCTGCGGCGTGAGGACCAGGAAAAGGAAGGGCCGCGCGAATCGAAGCCCGGCATCGGCACCGCGGCCTTCGCGCCGCCCGCGATCCAGGCGGTCGGCGCGCCGGCGTCGCGCGTTACGCCACCCTCGTGGGAGGAACTGCGTGGCCTGCGCGACGACGAACGCCGCGCCGTGCTGCAGTACTTCGAGCGCCTGAACAAGACCGGGGCCAAGCCGTGAGGAGGCACCCACCGGCGCGGCGGCAGGCGTGTGCCCTGGCGGTGACGATCCTGCTGCTGGCGGCGCCGGCGCGCGCGCAGGAGATGGGGACGAGCACCGCTGACTCGCTCGTGCTGCGTGCGCTGGACCTCGAGGAGAGCAAGCCCCGCGACGCCGCGGCGCTCTACCGGCGCGCCTTCGCCGGCGAGGCGATGGTGCCGGCGCTGCTTGGCCTGGAGCGGGTGTACACCAACCTCGGCATGGTGGACTCGCTGGTGCCGCTGGTGCGCCAGGCCATCCGCAGCGAGCCGCGCAACGGCGTGGTGCGCTCGGTGCAGCTGCGGACGCTCACGGCGCTGCAGCGCGACGACGACCTGACGGCGGCGTTCCGTGACTGGGTGCGCGCCGTGCCGGGTGAGGCGGCGCCGTTCAAGGAGTATGCGCGCATCCTGCTCGAGGCGGGACGCTCGGCGGCGGCCGACTCGGTGCTCCAGACGGCGTCGCGGATGGTGCGCGACCCGCGCGACTTCAGCAGCGAGCTGGCGCAGGTGGCATCGGCGCAGCGGATGTGGAACGAGGCCGCGC
This window encodes:
- the rsmI gene encoding 16S rRNA (cytidine(1402)-2'-O)-methyltransferase; the encoded protein is MTGTLFIVATPIGNRADLTPRAISVLQAATLIVAEDTRHSAPLLAWAGVSTPVRSYHAHNEAEQAPRLVERLVAGDDVALISDAGTPLVSDPGARLVDAAIAAGVPVVPVPGASAILAALVGSGLPATAFTFLGFLPRPATERAAAASAALALPHTAILYEAPPRVGDLLATLAAAGGGARRAVVARELTKLHEEFRRGTVSELAAYYEATPPRGEVVVLIDGAPPVVPDQEGAARRAQSLRAGGQSVRDTVRHLQEEFGVSRNEAYRLAQDA
- a CDS encoding DUF4159 domain-containing protein, translated to MRRALSFGGVVMAALLAGVLARGPAAAHAAKAPDVGARVRIARVHYEGGGDWYANASSLKNLIRAVAERTSLPIDREEHVVTFRDPQLADYQFLHVTGHGTMTMQPDEVTRLRAYLLRGGFMHVDDNYGLDSSFRIVVRQLFPDRPLVDVPLNHPIYRLVYPFPRGVPKIHEHDAKPARGMGIFIGDRLALYYTYQTDLGNGWEDVGTYPTDPPELHEQALRMGVNLVTYAVTSRLQP
- a CDS encoding DUF2071 domain-containing protein, which produces MRAFLTAQWRDLLMVNYAVDPALLLPHVPRGTTLDPWRGDALVSVVGFRFVDTRLLGVPVPFHRTFDEVNLRFYVRRETPTGVRRAVVFVSELVPRRAIAWTARLAYNEPYRALPMRHAITGGDGSRQLRYEWRVGPRWTHVAARTRGPCAPLEPGSDAEFITEHYWGYTRQRDGGTVEYQVAHAPWRVWAADSVELAGDLTGTYGPEFAAVLSGTPHSAFVAEGSPVTVFRPVRLR